A genomic stretch from Nymphaea colorata isolate Beijing-Zhang1983 unplaced genomic scaffold, ASM883128v2 scaffold0673, whole genome shotgun sequence includes:
- the LOC116245466 gene encoding uncharacterized protein LOC116245466 has product MKLQAIILQHQEGALEQRAPSFGYGNKIDLINREGVPPPGSYDRKSDFALNQQRRRGFSFGNDKRATFDGFDLENPGPGKYDRVFNNYSRISFSFRSKIGKASRFEDERTLPPGPGKYNDGLTMNRTGTYFNSKIPSNYVKSFQGTYRQPINDPSETPGPGTYYVFS; this is encoded by the exons ATGAAGCTGCAAGCGATCATTCTACAACATCAAGAAGGAGCGCTGGAGCAGAGGGCGCCCTCTTTCGGATATGGAAACAAGATAGACCTGATAAACAGGGAGGGAGTTCCTCCTCCTGGCTCATACGACCGCAAGAGCGATTTTGCCCTCAACCAGCAACGCAGAAGAGGCTTCAGCTTTGGCAATGATAAAAGGGCCACCTTTGACGGCTTCGACTTGGAAAACCCAGGACCTGGAAAGTACGACCGCGTTTTCAATAACTACTCTCgcatctccttctccttccgCTCCAA GATCGGCAAGGCCAGTAGATTCGAAGATGAGCGCACCTTGCCTCCTGGACCTGGCAAGTACAACGATGGACTGACAATGAATCGCACTGGCACTTACTTCAACTCAAAGATTCCATCTAACTATGTCAAGAGCTTCCAGGGCACCTACCGCCAGCCGATTAATGACCCAAGCGAGACACCGGGACCAGGCACCTACTATGTCTTTTCATAG